From the Papaver somniferum cultivar HN1 chromosome 2, ASM357369v1, whole genome shotgun sequence genome, the window cattatttttaaacccaataaaCCTGTAATGCAGAATCATCAAACAAGCGAGGTTGTGGGGGATAGTGTCTCTTATTCTCTGAAGAAATTGGATCTATTTGATATGGTTTTCAGATGTCATGGGAAGGTGTTTCAGGTTATACTGGTTTGCAGATGGTATTAAAACTTATTTGCTGATCGCAATTCGTGAGCCACAAATTGTCATGTACCATCAAAGAAAACAAAGTATAAGAATTAAAAAACCTAGAATCCGAGAGTATGATTAGATCATGGAGTAGAGTTGAAACTGACTGACCATTGTGCATATGGCAATTGCCACAAATCAGGGCATATGACTGTGTTGGATCTTCGCCTACAAGCAATGCCGCAATACGTGCAATCCATCCCCCATCTTGTATGCTAGAATTTGGATGGTGATCAACAACCACCTGATTGTGTGTTGCAGGCTCAGAGCCAGTGGGACCCACATTGTCTGGCACTTCCTCAAGTGATTGATTCAAAGCAAGGGTTCCAGTACTGTTAGATCTGTTGTGCCGGTTCCTTAGCCCTTTAGATTGCGCAAGCTCGACATCTCTGCTTTTTCCTGATGCAGGATCAACCTTTGATTCATcccccaaaaacacactcaaccCCGAATCCGCTCCCAACTTTGATGCCAAGACTGATGCAGCAGCTGCCTTTGCTGCTGGATCAGGGTCGTATCTCTGCAATGCCAGCGATAATAGTAAATTTTGTTTAGCCTAGTTATCTTATTCTATGTGGTTCCACATGACCGATATAAAAAGCTCTGATGACACTAGCATTCACTTAAACAAGAGGGAGCTACATAAATTAAATATGTACGGGAGAAGCACACAACCTAACCATTAACCCCCACTATCCTATAACTCAGTGGAATATCGATCTCATGTAAAAAATCCATGCGGACTTCCTTTATTCACATCATCATATGTTTGCTATGAAGTGGAGAGACATATACCATCATCACTTAGTATCTGAGAACTTGCCTATATCAGCATACTTATCCAAGTAAACATTCCAATCATTTATATTCACGATGCATCAACATATGCACTTATTGAACGGAGACAACTATTAAAAGTATATGCGACACAGTAAGCTTTATTTGGCCTCATGCATGATAACTGACAATGGAAGATTGGACAAGAAAAAGATTATTTCGGTTACCTGAATGAGCTGTTGGGTGATGTAATAGTTTGTCCTTTCTTTGAGTTCATCGATTTTTGCTTGCCTTTCCTCACGCAGTCTCTCGAGGGTTTTCTTGTCCTTGCGTTCGCCTAAAAATGCACAATTGAAACATAATTAAGATTCTGAAAATGGAATTCTGAACCAAAATATCCAGAAACACTAGAAACAAAAAACTAAGCAAGGAACAATTTAGTATAACCAGCAAAACAGCAACAATGCTCAAGTTATCATTCAAATATGACAGGTTGTATGCAGACAGAGAACAGGTTGCAAGAAGAAAAAGTTGATGATCCACAAAAGGTCCTAATTTGATGTCATGTCATCTCAAAGTCTCAGACTATTAATCTAGCGCACTTGATTTGTGAAAGGCAACACATTTTTGTTTATTGAAAATAACTTGTAAAAGATTCTTACGGTGGTATAACTTTTATTGCTGGTGCTGGGGCCTAACGATGGGACATCTTGCATGAATCGTCAAAGAGTACTCTACTTTATATGGGTCATACCGATGATTCAAGCATTAAAAAAAATACGAAGCAACAAGTTTACAACATATTAATTGCCAAAGTACAAATATGAAGCTAAATTATGAATTAATTGACGAACAGTCTAGAGTAAGTAGCACAACCTGACCACGTGAAGTAAATGGGAACATAAAAAATTATAGTTGCTCAACCATTTCAACATACAAAAAGAATAAAAGTAAATAGCAGAACAAGAATTATCAGCAATAAAACCGGAAGAATAAAACTGTCTGGTAGAGTTTAAGACACTTACACATCCTTGAGAAGCTTCCCAGAGTTGTGTAAATAACAGCGGTTAGGCCAGGCAAAAGAAACATTGGCAAAACTCGAATAGCTCTCGTCTTCCATTCTAAATCCAGTGTTCGTGTCGTCATGATTGCATAGGCTACTGCAACAGCCTGAAATTGGATTTTCAAGCTAGGTAAGATCAAGGTTTATAATAGCATCTTGCCTCACACATCAACATTTCTTGACGTGATTCAATGCACGTCTCGAGGCGTATGCCTCGAATGCCTTgctgtaagaaaaaaaaattaagcagTCCTTTTGCTGCAGACAAGATTTTCTTCAAAGGGCTAGAGATTTTATGATTTATCAAAACCCAACACAGGACTCTTTACCAAAACTCAACACAGACTCTTTATAGAGGACAAAATTTGACATAATCCCAGAGAAAGCCACACTAGGCGGgggggtttgtctcttgaaaagaATCGCCTCACAatgcaattttttttggaatatatTTAGGTAAAAACCGTAGCCTGTGCCTGAGGCTGTAAAATAAACATGTGACATGA encodes:
- the LOC113347263 gene encoding uncharacterized protein At2g24330-like; the encoded protein is MAEVSHQSKDVAENLSSVDKAKETKATKKQRKGIFSRIWNRLFGSRKDDFEKRLQNISKEEATVMARMKRRTQSWRRMARNLIVFSVLLEAVAVAYAIMTTRTLDLEWKTRAIRVLPMFLLPGLTAVIYTTLGSFSRMCERKDKKTLERLREERQAKIDELKERTNYYITQQLIQRYDPDPAAKAAAASVLASKLGADSGLSVFLGDESKVDPASGKSRDVELAQSKGLRNRHNRSNSTGTLALNQSLEEVPDNVGPTGSEPATHNQVVVDHHPNSSIQDGGWIARIAALLVGEDPTQSYALICGNCHMHNGLARKEDFSYITYYCPHCHALNKSKQLEESGASVANSSHASIPDTPNSGEVTIAPTSSNLINKNLSAVVETLAGEIDEKVSEEPESS